One genomic region from Prunus persica cultivar Lovell chromosome G3, Prunus_persica_NCBIv2, whole genome shotgun sequence encodes:
- the LOC18782152 gene encoding ubiquitin receptor RAD23b, which translates to MKLTVKTLKGSHFEIRVQPTDTVMAVKKNIEDVQGKDNYPCGQQLLIHNGKVLKDETTLADNKVTEDGFLVVMLSKSKTSGLAGASSTQPTSTNPPPTPPTTNSTTRPEAPAQPPPVQSTISASDSANVHTDTYGQAASTLLAGTNLEQTIQQIMDMGGGNWDRETVTRALRAAYNNPERAVDYLYSSIPETAEVAVPVGHFPASQATETGAANAAPVSGAPNSAPLNMFPQETLSGAGAGALGSLAFLRNNRQFQALRSMVQANPQILQPMLQELGKQNPQLLRLIQEHHTEFLQLINEPLEGSEGDIFDQPDGPDQDMPHAINVTPAEQEAIERLEAMGFDRALVIEAFLACDRNEELAANYLLENAGDFED; encoded by the exons ATGAAGCTCACTGTAAAGACCCTCAAAGGCAGCCATTTCGAAATTAGGGTTCAGCCCACTGACACC GTTATGGCTGTGAAGAAGAACATTGAAGATGTACAAGGAAAAGATAATTATCCATGTGGGCAGCAGTTATTGATTCACAATGGGAAGGTCTTGAAAGATGAAACTACATTGGCTGACAACAAGGTCACAGAAGATGGTTTTCTTGTTGTCATGCTTAGCAAG AGTAAAACTTCAGGCTTAGCAGGGGCTTCATCCACTCAG CCTACTTCCACAAATCCTCCTCCAACTCCACCAACCACAAATTCTACAACCAGACCCGAAGCTCCTGCACAACCACC ACCCGTACAGAGTACCATATCTGCTTCCGACAGTGCGAA TGTGCATACTGATACCTATGGTCAAGCTGCTTCAACTTTACTTGCTGGTACTAATCTTGAGCAGACTATTCAACAAATAATGGATATGGGCGGTGGAAACTGGGACAGAGAAACAGTTACACGTGCACTTCGAGCGGCATATAACAATCCAGAGAGAGCAGTCGACTACTTGTACTCT AGTATTCCAGAAACAGCAGAAGTTGCAGTGCCGGTAGGACATTTCCCGGCAAGCCAGGCAACTGAAACAGGGGCAGCCAATGCTGCACCTGTCTCTGGAGCACCTAACTCTGCTCCTTTGAATATGTTTCCTCAG GAAACACTCTCTGGTGCTGGTGCTGGTGCACTTGGATCCCTTGCCTTCCTCAGGAATAATCGCCAG TTCCAAGCATTGCGCTCAATGGTGCAAGCAAATCCACAAATTTTACAG CCCATGCTGCAGGAGCTTGGAAAGCAAAACCCCCAGCTTTTAAGATTAATTCAGGAACACCACACTGAGTTCCTTCAGTTAATAAATGAACCTCTTGAGGGGTCTGAAGG TGACATATTTGATCAGCCTGACGGCCCTGACCAAGATATGCCTCATGCCATCAACGTAACCCCGGCTGAGCAGGAGGCCATTGAACga CTCGAAGCAATGGGATTTGATAGGGCCTTGGTCATCGAGGCATTTTTAGCATGCGATCGCAATGAAGAATTGGCAGCAAACTACTTATTGGAGAATGCTGGAGATTTTGAGGATTGA
- the LOC18784515 gene encoding probable serine incorporator, translating into MWAASCLASCCAACACDACRTVVSSISRRSARIAYCGLFALSLIVSWILREVAAPLLEKIPWITQFNQTHNREWFETDAVLRVSLGNFLFFTILAVMMVGVKSQKDPRDSLHHGGWMMKIISWCLLVIFMFFIPNEIVSFYETISKFGSGFFLLVQVVLLLDFVHGWNDKWVGYDEQFWYIALFVVSLVCYLATFVFSGLLFHWFTPSGHDCGLNTFFIVMTLICVFLFLIVALHPAVNGSILPASVISMYCTYLCYSALASEPREYECNGLHKHSKAVSTGTLTLGLLTTVLSVVYSAVRAGSSTTLLSPPSSPRAGAGKPLLPLDKADEHEEKEKAKPVSYSYSFFHIIFSLASMYSAMLLTGWTTSVGESGKLVDVGWPSVWVRIVTSWATAGLFIWSLLAPILFPEREF; encoded by the exons atgtgGGCAGCTTCCTGCCTGGCGTCGTGCTGCGCTGCTTGCGCCTGCGATGCGTGCCGGACGGTGGTGTCGAGTATCAGCCGCCGGTCTGCAAGGATTGCATACTGTGGGCTCTTCGCGCTTTCTCTGATCGTCTCATGGATTCTCCGTGAGGTCGCAGCTCCTCTCTTGGAAAAGATTCCTT GGATTACTCAGTTTAATCAGACACATAACAGGGAGTGGTTTGAAACAGATGCAGTGCTTCGTGTTAGCTTGggaaattttctcttcttcaccATTTTAGCTGTTATGATGGTTGGCGTGAAAAGCCAGAAGGATCCCCGTGATAGTTTGCACCATGGTGGATGGATGATGAAAATTATTTCCTGGTGCCTTCTAGTGATCTTCATGTTTTTCATACCAAATGAGATTGTTAGCTTCTATG AGACAATTTCAAAGTTTGGCTCAGGATTTTTTCTACTTGTACAAGTTGTACTTTTGTTGGATTTTGTTCATGGGTGGAATGATAAATGGGTTGGATATGATGAGCAGTTCTG GTACATTgcactttttgttgtttctcttGTTTGTTATCTGGCAACATTCGTCTTCTCTGGACTTCTTTTCCATTGGTTTACGCCATCTGGACATGACTGTGGGCTCAACACCTTCTTTATTGTCATGACTCTGATCTGTGTGTTCCTTTTTCTCATAGTCGCTCTGCATCCTGCT GTAAATGGCAGCATTTTGCCAGCGTCAGTTATATCAATGTATTGCACATACCTTTGCTACAGTGCACTTGCCAGTGAACCAAGGGAATATGAGTGCAATGGTCTTCACAAACATTCCAAAGCTGTTTCCACTGGGACCCTTACCCTTGGTTTGCTAACCACTGTTCTTTCTGTGGTTTATTCTGCTGTTCGTGCTGGATCTTCTACGACTCTTCTCTCCCCACCAAGTTCTCCTCGTGCAG GTGCTGGAAAGCCTCTGCTTCCATTGGACAAGGCAGACgaacatgaagaaaaagagaaggcgAAGCCAGTATCATATTCATATTCGTTTTTCCACATCATCTTCTCTCTTGCTAGTATGTACTCGGCAATGCTTCTGACAGGGTGGACAACCTCAGTTGGGGAGAGCGGGAAGTTGGTTGACGTTGGGTGGCCATCTGTGTGGGTGAGGATTGTGACTAGTTGGGCAACTGCAGGTCTGTTCATCTGGTCTCTTTTGGCTCCTATTCTGTTCCCCGAGAGGGAATTCTGA